A window of the Streptomyces sp. NBC_01351 genome harbors these coding sequences:
- a CDS encoding polyprenol monophosphomannose synthase, protein MSDGGQRTYGPLGTALVIIPTYNEAENIGLIVGRVRAAVPEAHILVADDNSPDGTGKLADELAVGDDHVHVLHRKGKEGLGAAYLAGFVWALEAGYGVIVEMDADGSHQPEELPRLLTALAGADLVLGSRWVPGGRVVNWPKSREFLSRGGSTYSRLMLDVPIRDVTGGYRAFRRETLEGLGLDEVASAGYCFQVDLARRAVRKGFRVVEVPITFVEREFGDSKMSKDIVVEALWRVTQWGLKAQAAKLLGKGRAKA, encoded by the coding sequence GTGAGCGACGGCGGACAGCGGACCTACGGACCGCTCGGTACGGCCTTGGTGATCATTCCGACCTACAACGAGGCGGAGAACATCGGGCTGATCGTCGGCCGCGTCCGTGCGGCGGTGCCCGAGGCCCACATCCTGGTCGCGGACGACAACAGCCCCGACGGCACCGGCAAGCTCGCCGACGAGCTGGCGGTCGGCGACGACCACGTGCACGTCCTGCACCGCAAGGGCAAGGAAGGACTCGGCGCCGCCTACCTCGCGGGCTTCGTCTGGGCCCTGGAGGCCGGCTACGGCGTCATCGTCGAGATGGACGCGGACGGCTCCCACCAGCCGGAGGAGCTGCCCCGCCTGCTCACCGCGCTGGCCGGCGCCGACCTGGTCCTCGGGTCCCGCTGGGTGCCGGGCGGCCGCGTCGTGAACTGGCCCAAGAGCCGTGAGTTCCTCTCGCGCGGCGGTTCCACGTACTCCCGCCTGATGCTGGACGTCCCGATCCGCGACGTGACGGGCGGCTACCGGGCCTTCCGTCGGGAGACCCTGGAGGGCCTGGGCCTGGACGAGGTGGCCTCGGCGGGCTACTGCTTCCAGGTCGACCTGGCCCGCAGGGCCGTGCGGAAGGGGTTCCGTGTGGTGGAGGTGCCCATCACCTTCGTCGAGCGCGAGTTCGGCGACAGCAAGATGAGCAAGGACATTGTGGTGGAGGCCCTGTGGCGGGTCACCCAGTGGGGCCTGAAGGCCCAGGCGGCCAAGCTCCTCGGCAAGGGCCGAGCGAAGGCCTGA